The Niastella koreensis GR20-10 genome includes a window with the following:
- a CDS encoding D-2-hydroxyacid dehydrogenase gives MIKIIVTDGYTLNPGDLSWDEIKLFGDLTVYDRTKPEEIVDRCRDANIVLTNKVPFNEATLAQLPQLKMIGVTATGYNIIDVQAAAKKGIVVCNVPAYGTDSVAQHTIALLLELTNQAGKHAASVAAGDWAKSVDFSYTLTPITELAGKTLGIVGWGNIGQQTARIAQAFGMELLYYNPSKKENAFAQWAPLQELFAKADFVSLHCPLKPDNMGFVNKQLIEVMKPNACIINTSRGQLINEQDLADALNTGRIAGAALDVLSVEPPSLKNPLLSAKNCIITPHIAWISKEARKRVMAMTVANVKAFLNSKPVNVVG, from the coding sequence ATGATAAAAATAATTGTTACAGATGGCTATACGCTGAACCCCGGCGATTTAAGCTGGGATGAAATTAAATTGTTTGGCGACCTTACCGTTTATGACAGAACAAAACCTGAAGAGATTGTTGATCGTTGCCGCGATGCCAATATTGTTCTCACCAATAAAGTGCCTTTTAATGAAGCTACGCTGGCGCAATTGCCGCAGCTGAAAATGATTGGCGTAACGGCTACCGGTTATAATATTATTGATGTGCAGGCAGCCGCAAAAAAAGGCATTGTGGTTTGTAATGTGCCGGCCTATGGTACTGACTCGGTTGCTCAGCATACCATTGCGTTGTTGCTGGAGTTAACGAATCAGGCAGGCAAACATGCCGCTTCGGTAGCAGCCGGCGATTGGGCAAAATCAGTTGATTTCAGTTACACGTTAACACCTATAACCGAACTGGCCGGTAAAACCCTGGGAATTGTTGGCTGGGGAAATATTGGTCAGCAAACTGCCCGCATTGCACAGGCCTTTGGCATGGAGCTGCTATATTATAATCCTTCCAAAAAAGAAAACGCGTTTGCCCAATGGGCGCCCCTGCAGGAATTATTTGCCAAAGCCGATTTTGTTTCGCTGCACTGTCCGCTGAAGCCGGATAATATGGGTTTTGTAAATAAACAGCTGATTGAGGTAATGAAACCCAACGCCTGTATTATAAATACTTCCCGCGGACAGCTGATCAACGAACAGGACCTGGCCGATGCCCTGAACACCGGCCGCATTGCCGGGGCTGCCCTGGATGTACTGTCGGTTGAACCGCCTTCGCTGAAAAATCCATTGCTTTCCGCCAAAAATTGCATCATTACTCCGCACATCGCCTGGATAAGTAAGGAAGCGCGTAAACGGGTAATGGCGATGACGGTTGCAAATGTTAAAGCATTTTTAAATAGTAAACCAGTGAATGTGGTGGGGTAA
- a CDS encoding NAD-dependent epimerase/dehydratase family protein, giving the protein MRVLVTGSAGHLGEALVRTFRELNYEVVSIDIQATPFTTHPGTINDREFVKQCMQGVQQVFHTATLHKPHVVTHSPQQFIDTNITGTLNLLQEAEAAKVEAFIFTSTTSVFGDALVPPTGAPAAWITEEVMPVPKNIYGVTKAAAENLCQLYYRNAGLPCIVLRTSRFFPEEDDNRKMRSVYPDSNLKANEFLYRRVEIEDVVSAHLAAASRARAIGFGTYIISATTPFVQSELWDLRVHANEVVKRLVPEYLPVYEQRSWKMFPSIDRVYVNEKARNELGWQPKYDFKYIIQQIHSTNELRSPLAVQIGAKGYHTEKFIDGPFPVMD; this is encoded by the coding sequence ATGAGAGTTTTAGTCACCGGCAGCGCCGGACATTTAGGCGAAGCGCTTGTGCGCACCTTTAGGGAATTGAATTATGAAGTGGTTAGTATCGACATCCAGGCTACTCCATTCACCACCCATCCCGGTACTATAAACGACCGGGAATTTGTAAAGCAATGCATGCAGGGCGTACAACAGGTATTTCATACCGCCACGCTGCACAAACCGCACGTGGTAACACACAGTCCCCAGCAATTTATTGATACCAATATAACCGGCACCCTTAATCTGTTACAGGAAGCTGAGGCAGCCAAAGTAGAAGCCTTTATTTTCACCAGCACCACCAGTGTATTTGGCGACGCCCTGGTACCACCCACAGGCGCACCTGCTGCCTGGATAACGGAAGAAGTAATGCCGGTGCCAAAGAATATTTACGGGGTTACAAAAGCAGCCGCAGAAAATCTGTGTCAATTGTATTATCGCAATGCGGGCCTTCCCTGTATCGTATTGCGAACCTCCCGGTTCTTCCCTGAAGAAGACGATAACCGGAAAATGCGGTCCGTCTATCCCGATAGCAATTTAAAAGCAAACGAATTCCTGTATCGCCGGGTAGAAATTGAAGATGTAGTGAGCGCGCACCTGGCAGCTGCCAGCCGTGCCCGGGCCATAGGCTTTGGCACCTATATCATCAGCGCTACCACGCCATTTGTACAATCCGAACTGTGGGACCTGCGGGTTCATGCCAACGAAGTGGTTAAACGCCTGGTACCGGAATACCTGCCTGTTTACGAACAACGCAGCTGGAAAATGTTTCCGTCCATTGATCGCGTGTATGTAAATGAAAAAGCCCGTAACGAACTGGGCTGGCAACCGAAATACGATTTCAAATACATCATACAGCAAATACATTCAACCAATGAGCTGCGCAGTCCATTGGCGGTACAGATCGGCGCCAAAGGGTATCATACCGAAAAATTCATCGACGGGCCGTTCCCGGTAATGGATTAA
- a CDS encoding DUF4199 domain-containing protein — protein sequence MTVETSSPKNAGVLYGLINGGVSIVFTVILYLGGAKMFVSPIAYCGIVLPIAVCVIGGIQVRKQQGYLEFAQALKVTFLILVLGALIATIFQYVLFNYIDVPFREALAQVTAEKLEQFMHKLGASDDKIDEAVQKTLSKNNYTVGNLLLGFVMSCIGSFIIALIVSAIIKRKRSPFENSFNQ from the coding sequence ATGACCGTTGAAACCTCCTCCCCCAAAAATGCAGGGGTCCTTTATGGACTTATTAATGGCGGTGTATCTATTGTTTTTACTGTAATACTGTACCTCGGCGGCGCCAAAATGTTTGTAAGCCCAATTGCCTATTGCGGCATTGTTTTACCAATTGCTGTTTGTGTAATAGGTGGCATCCAGGTCAGAAAACAACAGGGGTATCTTGAATTTGCCCAGGCTTTAAAAGTTACTTTTCTGATTCTTGTGCTAGGGGCTCTGATTGCGACGATATTCCAGTATGTCTTATTTAATTATATTGATGTGCCGTTCAGGGAAGCACTGGCCCAGGTAACGGCCGAAAAGCTGGAGCAATTCATGCATAAGTTAGGCGCATCGGATGATAAAATAGACGAAGCAGTACAGAAAACTTTAAGCAAGAACAATTACACCGTTGGAAACTTACTGCTTGGTTTTGTTATGTCCTGCATCGGATCGTTCATTATTGCTCTAATAGTATCGGCGATCATAAAAAGAAAGCGATCGCCGTTTGAAAATTCTTTTAACCAATAG
- a CDS encoding S8 family serine peptidase, with protein sequence MKNCLLILFLHLSVTFVSAQAPIRPIKLKNGILTNTNNLRNHAHLIDSLKKFQYKNRFYTLIQFNKLPDAAGRKALSQLGINLFYYIPDNTYLAEISDGINLNQLKKNNNITGVLALHASAKISPALIQQMQQPVHDPDKLIAVSFYGNINKATVIDELKQAGAQIIETTIQPTHSVFIDASFKVIQKIATLPFVAYISSQSVKPVPLNYRNRATHAVNVLGAFSGRNLQGRNVTIGVGDAGDASTHIDLKGRQITKGSLSAVAHSTHVTGSIAGAGLINPKYKGMAPQATVINDYYDFILTNAPAYVSEYNMVLTNNSYGVTGYSCGKPGDYNIASNYVDEQLNNIPALLHVFAAGNNANDTICSPYPTQFATLESGYTAAKNVLTVGAINNSTYTIAGFSSCGPVSDGRLKPEITAGGWGITSTLPDNKYGDDWGTSMAAPVATGILGLLYERYRQLHGGSNPSSTLIKAVACNGAVDEGNPGPDYIYGFGNINARNSVEAIENNTYFTGSIANGSSATFTIPGVAPGTAQIKVLLYWNDPAAFDGATTALVNDLDLTVTTPDAILHRPLVLDPSPANVNNIAVEGVDNRNNIEQVVINNPPAGNFTITVHGTGIAQGPQDFVVVYQVIQPAVTVEYPFGNETLAPGEPEIICWNATDANTNTFTLEYTLDNGSTWTTIDNNVAAIRRNYTWTVPASAATGSALVRVSRNNTAYNDVSDYNFTILGVPAVTVNDSCQGYAALLWKSIPAATSYDVMMFKDGDMQVIASTTDTSYLVNGLNKDSTYWLAVRCVMGNVTGRRSIAQPSLLVPGGCTLPVLNYDVTPDSLVVGAHTGRKYTSSQLGTMTPQVHVTNLGNVAASGPVTISYQVNGGTPVTETTNINLGIHSNYTYRFSTAYDFSAPGTYTVKAWIKYSNDTIPGNDTTTTIIKQLQNDPVVLNPSYTEGFESATAHTYYKGTMGFEGLDRCDFNSSNPYGRARTFVNTGMARTGNRAITLDQTLPGNLTADSLIATFNLANYSTTGQVWLSLYAKNHGINFSAAGNKIWIRGSEQDAWIPVYALPYNLADTGVYRAMPPVNITETLGTASPAQSLSSSFQLKFGEEGYYPADYSYQPNGYTYDDVTFTLKNDAVGLMQVVNPSGALCSSGPAGPVTIKVKNYSPVTLSNVPVSYQLNNGTPVTENIASIAPFATINYTFTQPADLSALDQYNITAWAHYNTDSNSANDTITATAHTSPVITSYPYLEGFEGANNGYWYTGGANSSWQCGKPSGAVIKNAANGNKAWITGLNSGYKNNELSYLYSPCFDLSQLTQPVLSFSHIYNTQNNDVHWVEYSTDGQIWKKLGNFWDGVNWYTQGDSTWGNSNPFWQVASFDIPATGSTIRFRIVFHSNASVTAEGIGIDDVHIFDKDPIYEGDSLTGRSTHPLNGNNWIDFTSDRGFDPGMKLIASINPNGQNLGNTEVRVYPMYNIYNDGYQFYVARNIVIQSTNAPTAPVKIRYYFTDQDVQNIIYSTDCSTCIKLSSAYDAGITEYSNAPAEEDGSLSNNKSGTYHFIPPSQVDIIPYDQGYYAEFEVTSFSEFWISSVPPANTLPMEMGAFTVINNRNTALLQWLTYSESNTSRFIIERSTDGINYIPVGTVAASGNSATLKNYRFTDDQPATGKNYYRIKLIDLDGKISYSSVRTVTFADNNFTVSISPNPVNQGIVFINSTANCNRIELRDGTGRSVRSVAVHGMQTQLPVQHLTKGVYFLIVITDQGKKVEKLVIQ encoded by the coding sequence ATGAAAAACTGTTTACTGATCCTATTCCTGCACCTATCCGTTACATTTGTATCAGCTCAGGCACCCATTCGACCCATTAAATTAAAAAATGGCATACTTACCAATACAAACAACCTGCGTAATCATGCCCACCTTATCGACTCATTAAAAAAATTCCAATATAAAAACCGGTTCTATACACTCATTCAATTCAATAAGTTACCCGATGCGGCCGGGCGTAAGGCGCTTTCACAACTGGGCATTAACTTATTTTATTATATACCAGACAATACTTACCTCGCCGAAATAAGTGATGGTATCAACCTGAACCAGCTTAAAAAAAACAATAATATAACGGGTGTCTTGGCACTGCACGCAAGCGCTAAAATTTCCCCGGCCCTTATTCAGCAGATGCAACAACCCGTGCATGACCCTGATAAGTTGATTGCAGTAAGTTTTTATGGGAATATCAATAAGGCCACAGTTATTGACGAGCTAAAACAGGCAGGCGCACAAATTATTGAAACAACCATTCAACCCACACACAGTGTTTTTATCGATGCCTCATTCAAGGTAATACAAAAAATAGCAACGCTTCCCTTTGTAGCATACATAAGCAGCCAATCTGTTAAACCGGTACCCCTGAATTACAGGAACCGGGCGACGCATGCTGTTAACGTATTGGGCGCTTTTTCGGGGCGTAACCTGCAGGGAAGGAATGTTACCATTGGTGTGGGTGATGCAGGCGATGCCTCCACACATATCGATCTCAAGGGCCGGCAAATTACCAAAGGCAGTTTAAGTGCTGTCGCTCACAGTACACACGTAACCGGCTCTATCGCAGGTGCAGGCCTCATCAATCCAAAGTATAAAGGCATGGCCCCACAGGCTACTGTCATTAATGATTATTATGATTTCATACTCACTAACGCGCCCGCTTATGTAAGCGAATACAATATGGTGCTTACAAACAATTCATATGGGGTTACCGGCTATAGTTGTGGCAAACCGGGCGATTACAATATTGCGAGTAATTATGTAGACGAGCAATTGAATAACATCCCAGCATTATTGCATGTATTTGCTGCAGGCAATAATGCTAATGATACTATCTGCTCTCCGTATCCTACTCAATTTGCCACTCTTGAATCTGGTTATACGGCAGCAAAAAATGTTTTAACCGTAGGCGCAATAAATAACAGTACGTATACCATTGCCGGATTCTCAAGCTGCGGCCCGGTTTCAGATGGACGGCTAAAACCTGAGATAACTGCAGGCGGCTGGGGCATTACTTCTACACTACCTGACAACAAATACGGCGATGATTGGGGCACTAGTATGGCTGCCCCCGTGGCTACTGGTATTCTTGGGTTATTATACGAACGCTACCGGCAACTGCACGGCGGCAGCAATCCTTCTTCCACTTTAATTAAAGCAGTGGCCTGTAATGGCGCAGTTGATGAAGGCAACCCCGGACCCGATTATATCTATGGCTTTGGAAACATAAACGCGCGCAACTCGGTAGAGGCTATAGAAAACAATACCTATTTTACGGGCTCCATTGCCAATGGAAGTTCAGCCACCTTTACCATTCCGGGGGTTGCACCTGGTACCGCACAAATAAAAGTCTTATTATACTGGAACGATCCGGCCGCATTTGACGGCGCGACAACGGCACTGGTAAACGATCTCGATCTTACCGTTACCACGCCTGATGCCATCCTGCACCGCCCCCTGGTACTTGACCCATCACCGGCTAACGTTAATAATATCGCTGTAGAGGGTGTCGACAACAGAAATAACATTGAACAGGTGGTGATCAATAATCCCCCTGCAGGCAACTTTACCATAACCGTCCATGGCACCGGTATTGCCCAGGGCCCGCAGGATTTTGTAGTAGTTTACCAGGTAATTCAGCCGGCTGTAACTGTTGAATATCCTTTCGGCAATGAAACGCTGGCGCCAGGTGAGCCGGAAATTATTTGCTGGAACGCAACAGATGCCAATACCAACACCTTTACGCTTGAGTATACACTGGATAATGGCAGTACCTGGACAACCATTGACAACAATGTAGCCGCTATCCGCCGCAATTATACCTGGACGGTTCCTGCCTCAGCAGCTACCGGTTCCGCATTGGTACGTGTGAGCCGCAACAATACAGCCTATAACGATGTAAGTGATTATAACTTCACCATCTTAGGCGTTCCGGCCGTTACTGTTAACGATAGCTGCCAGGGATATGCCGCCCTGCTATGGAAAAGCATTCCCGCTGCTACCAGCTACGACGTAATGATGTTCAAAGATGGTGATATGCAGGTTATTGCCAGCACCACCGACACGAGTTATTTAGTGAATGGATTGAACAAAGACAGCACCTACTGGCTGGCTGTACGTTGTGTAATGGGAAACGTTACTGGCCGCCGCAGTATTGCTCAACCTTCTTTATTGGTACCTGGCGGTTGCACGCTGCCGGTACTTAATTATGATGTAACCCCCGACTCACTGGTGGTAGGCGCTCATACCGGGCGTAAATACACTTCTTCGCAACTGGGCACTATGACGCCGCAGGTGCATGTCACCAACCTGGGTAATGTAGCAGCATCCGGGCCTGTTACCATCAGCTACCAGGTAAATGGCGGTACACCGGTAACAGAAACTACCAACATAAACCTGGGCATCCATTCAAATTATACCTACCGGTTTTCGACTGCTTATGATTTCAGCGCACCCGGAACATATACCGTTAAAGCCTGGATCAAATACAGCAACGATACCATACCTGGTAATGATACCACCACTACTATAATAAAACAATTACAAAACGACCCTGTTGTATTAAACCCTTCCTATACTGAAGGATTCGAAAGCGCAACGGCCCATACATATTATAAAGGCACCATGGGTTTTGAAGGGCTCGATCGCTGCGACTTCAACAGCAGCAACCCATATGGCCGGGCCCGGACTTTTGTAAATACTGGTATGGCGCGAACCGGTAACCGCGCTATTACCCTTGATCAAACGCTTCCTGGTAACCTCACCGCCGACAGCCTCATCGCCACCTTCAACCTGGCCAATTACAGTACAACCGGGCAGGTATGGTTATCCCTGTATGCAAAGAACCACGGCATTAACTTTTCAGCCGCCGGCAATAAGATCTGGATCCGCGGAAGCGAGCAGGATGCATGGATCCCTGTATATGCCTTACCCTACAACCTGGCAGATACCGGCGTTTACCGCGCTATGCCACCGGTAAACATCACCGAAACCTTAGGTACTGCTTCTCCTGCGCAATCTCTCAGCAGCAGCTTTCAGCTCAAATTTGGCGAGGAAGGATATTACCCCGCCGATTACAGCTACCAACCCAATGGCTACACGTATGATGATGTAACCTTCACGCTAAAAAATGATGCGGTAGGCTTGATGCAGGTAGTAAATCCCTCCGGGGCCCTCTGTTCTTCCGGTCCCGCCGGGCCTGTGACCATAAAGGTTAAAAACTACAGCCCCGTTACGCTTTCAAATGTTCCGGTAAGCTACCAGCTCAACAATGGCACGCCTGTCACTGAAAATATAGCGTCCATTGCCCCCTTTGCTACCATAAATTATACGTTTACTCAACCCGCCGACCTATCGGCGTTGGATCAATATAATATTACGGCATGGGCGCATTATAATACCGACTCCAATTCAGCCAACGACACCATTACCGCAACGGCTCATACCTCACCTGTTATCACCAGCTATCCTTACCTCGAAGGGTTTGAAGGGGCTAATAACGGTTACTGGTATACCGGTGGCGCCAATAGCAGCTGGCAATGCGGTAAACCCTCCGGTGCCGTTATCAAAAATGCTGCCAATGGGAATAAAGCCTGGATTACCGGATTAAATAGCGGTTATAAGAACAATGAATTATCATACCTGTACTCACCCTGTTTCGACTTAAGCCAGTTAACACAACCGGTATTGTCATTCAGCCATATTTACAATACGCAGAACAACGATGTTCACTGGGTTGAATACAGTACGGATGGACAAATATGGAAAAAGCTGGGCAATTTTTGGGATGGTGTTAACTGGTACACCCAGGGGGACAGCACATGGGGAAACTCAAACCCTTTTTGGCAGGTCGCCAGCTTTGATATACCTGCAACGGGTTCCACCATACGTTTCAGAATAGTATTCCACAGCAATGCATCAGTTACAGCAGAAGGAATAGGTATTGACGATGTGCATATATTTGATAAAGATCCCATCTATGAAGGTGATAGTCTTACCGGCAGAAGCACCCACCCCCTGAACGGCAATAACTGGATCGATTTCACCTCTGACAGGGGATTCGATCCCGGTATGAAACTCATCGCCTCCATCAATCCAAACGGGCAGAACCTTGGCAATACCGAGGTAAGGGTTTATCCAATGTATAACATTTATAACGACGGGTATCAATTTTATGTGGCAAGAAATATTGTGATTCAATCAACCAATGCGCCTACAGCGCCCGTAAAGATCCGGTATTACTTTACAGATCAGGATGTTCAAAACATAATCTATTCTACAGATTGCAGTACATGCATCAAACTTTCAAGCGCATATGACGCAGGCATTACGGAATACAGCAATGCCCCTGCAGAAGAAGATGGCTCGTTAAGTAATAATAAGAGTGGTACCTACCATTTTATACCACCTTCACAGGTTGATATTATTCCTTACGATCAGGGATATTATGCCGAATTTGAAGTGACCAGCTTCTCCGAATTCTGGATCAGCAGCGTTCCTCCGGCTAACACGCTGCCAATGGAAATGGGCGCGTTCACGGTTATCAATAACAGGAATACTGCTTTATTACAATGGCTTACTTATTCCGAATCGAATACCAGCCGGTTTATTATTGAAAGAAGTACAGATGGAATAAATTATATTCCTGTAGGTACGGTAGCAGCAAGCGGCAATAGTGCTACCTTAAAAAATTACCGCTTCACCGACGACCAGCCGGCAACGGGAAAAAATTATTACCGCATTAAACTTATAGACCTGGATGGGAAGATCAGCTATTCATCCGTCCGCACTGTAACTTTCGCTGATAACAACTTTACGGTCAGCATCAGTCCAAACCCGGTTAACCAGGGAATTGTATTCATCAACAGTACTGCCAACTGTAACCGGATTGAATTGCGCGATGGGACGGGCAGATCAGTGAGATCGGTTGCTGTACATGGAATGCAAACACAACTGCCGGTACAGCATTTAACAAAAGGGGTTTATTTTTTAATCGTAATAACCGATCAGGGCAAAAAAGTTGAAAAACTGGTTATTCAGTAA
- a CDS encoding dihydroorotase, whose amino-acid sequence MKILIQQVTITDPSSPFNGTKQDVLIESGVIRDIQPAISVEADKVITGNQLHLSPGWVDVFAHFADPGYEYKETLETGARAAAAGGYTDVFVIPNTKPVIDSKTQAEYISQKSRSLPVTVHPIGAVSKGAEGKDLAEMYDMRSSGAIAFSDGLNPIQSAGLLLKALQYVKAFDGTVIQIPDDKSIGANGLMHEGIISTRLGLPGKPMMAEELQVARDIKLVRYADSKLHFTGVSAPKSLEYIRRAKDAGLAVTCSVTPYHLFFSDEDLMEYDTNLKVYPPLRTKSDVEILRQAVLDGTIDCIASHHLPHEYDSKVLEFEYAKYGMTGLETAYSAIKTVLPGITESRWVELVSINPRKIFGLECPVIKKDAPACFTLFEPGVPVTFTTASFRSKSKNSAFTNRALQGMVKGIINKETLILN is encoded by the coding sequence ATGAAGATTCTAATTCAACAGGTTACAATTACTGACCCATCATCCCCATTTAACGGCACAAAGCAGGATGTCCTTATTGAATCAGGAGTTATCAGGGATATTCAACCTGCTATTTCAGTGGAAGCAGATAAAGTTATCACAGGCAACCAGTTGCATTTATCGCCAGGCTGGGTGGATGTGTTTGCCCATTTTGCCGATCCCGGTTATGAATACAAGGAAACACTGGAAACAGGCGCCCGGGCTGCAGCAGCAGGCGGTTACACCGATGTTTTTGTGATCCCCAATACCAAACCGGTTATCGATAGCAAAACCCAGGCAGAATACATCAGCCAGAAGTCAAGATCGCTTCCGGTTACGGTTCACCCCATAGGGGCGGTCTCAAAAGGCGCCGAAGGAAAAGACCTGGCCGAGATGTATGATATGCGCAGCAGTGGCGCCATTGCTTTCAGCGATGGCCTGAACCCGATACAATCTGCCGGTTTGCTGCTGAAAGCCCTTCAATACGTAAAGGCTTTTGACGGTACTGTTATACAAATTCCCGACGATAAAAGTATAGGCGCCAATGGCCTTATGCACGAAGGCATTATCTCAACCAGGTTGGGTTTGCCCGGCAAACCAATGATGGCTGAGGAACTGCAGGTGGCCCGCGACATAAAACTGGTACGGTATGCCGATTCAAAACTGCACTTCACCGGGGTAAGCGCGCCCAAATCGCTTGAATACATTCGCCGCGCAAAAGACGCCGGACTGGCGGTAACCTGCTCGGTTACGCCTTACCATCTCTTTTTCAGTGATGAAGACCTGATGGAATACGATACCAACCTGAAAGTGTATCCGCCCCTGCGTACAAAATCTGATGTGGAAATTCTGCGCCAGGCTGTGCTCGATGGAACCATCGACTGCATTGCCTCGCACCACCTGCCACATGAATATGACAGCAAGGTGCTGGAATTTGAATACGCCAAATACGGCATGACGGGACTGGAAACTGCGTATAGCGCCATTAAAACTGTTCTGCCCGGTATAACAGAAAGCCGTTGGGTTGAACTGGTGAGTATAAACCCAAGGAAGATCTTTGGGTTGGAATGCCCGGTTATTAAAAAAGATGCCCCGGCCTGCTTTACTTTGTTTGAACCCGGGGTTCCGGTAACTTTTACTACGGCATCTTTCCGGTCAAAATCAAAGAACTCGGCCTTTACAAACAGAGCACTACAGGGTATGGTAAAAGGCATCATCAATAAGGAAACCTTAATTCTAAATTAA